Proteins encoded in a region of the Pseudothermotoga elfii DSM 9442 = NBRC 107921 genome:
- a CDS encoding PIG-L deacetylase family protein has translation MNSLLEHLRNFFKMPDLEEYRTILCIQPHPDDADIGMGATVAKLSEKGAKVFYLTVTDGSAGSTNERLIGETLSKIRKEEQEKAAEILGVHDLIWLDFEDLGDYQLKELRSMIAEHIVVLKPDIVFTVDPFLPYEIHPDHIKCGFAAAQASSFYKLPKISKFRTDHILHAIGFFNTANPNNFYQIERKHLEKKFLALSHHKSQFDEKTLQTLYFYLEERAKVGEDKLAESFKILPPVMLHVFPEAQDF, from the coding sequence ATGAATTCTTTACTAGAACATCTCAGAAATTTTTTCAAAATGCCAGATTTAGAGGAATACAGAACAATTCTATGCATACAACCTCACCCAGATGACGCAGATATAGGTATGGGAGCAACGGTGGCAAAGCTATCTGAAAAAGGCGCTAAAGTTTTCTACCTCACAGTGACAGATGGTAGTGCCGGTTCAACCAACGAAAGATTAATCGGAGAGACTTTGAGCAAAATACGCAAAGAAGAGCAAGAAAAAGCTGCTGAAATTCTTGGTGTACATGACCTGATCTGGCTTGATTTCGAAGACTTAGGAGATTACCAGTTGAAAGAATTAAGGTCAATGATAGCAGAACATATCGTTGTCTTAAAGCCCGATATCGTTTTTACCGTTGACCCATTTTTACCATATGAAATTCACCCGGATCATATAAAATGCGGTTTCGCTGCTGCCCAGGCGAGTAGTTTTTATAAATTGCCAAAAATTTCCAAATTTAGAACCGATCATATCCTGCACGCGATTGGTTTTTTCAACACAGCCAATCCTAATAACTTTTATCAGATCGAGAGAAAGCACCTTGAAAAAAAGTTTCTTGCACTATCCCATCATAAAAGCCAATTTGATGAAAAAACTCTTCAGACATTATATTTTTATTTAGAAGAGAGGGCAAAGGTTGGAGAAGACAAACTGGCAGAGTCATTCAAAATACTGCCCCCTGTTATGCTCCACGTTTTTCCAGAAGCGCAGGATTTCTAA
- the rsmD gene encoding 16S rRNA (guanine(966)-N(2))-methyltransferase RsmD, translating into MKITGGTLKGYHLNPVPDSRTRYTTSLVRQAVFNMIDVSQSSFLELFCGSAVMSIEALSRGAKHAVAVDISSKAIKTAIENAKKCGVELKIVKSDFRKFINLCNDNFDVVFADPPYNLGFVQKLLELLSIKPSLGQIIIIEKAAAEQVVIPEKLKILKSKKYGETEVLVIART; encoded by the coding sequence ATGAAGATAACAGGAGGAACCCTCAAAGGCTACCATTTGAATCCCGTTCCTGATTCAAGGACGAGATATACAACTTCACTTGTGAGACAGGCTGTTTTCAACATGATTGATGTTTCACAAAGCAGTTTTTTAGAGCTTTTTTGCGGGAGCGCTGTGATGTCAATCGAAGCGCTGAGCCGCGGAGCAAAACACGCTGTTGCGGTTGATATTTCAAGCAAAGCAATTAAAACCGCCATTGAAAATGCGAAAAAATGCGGGGTTGAACTCAAAATTGTGAAATCCGATTTCAGAAAATTCATCAACCTCTGCAACGACAATTTTGATGTTGTTTTTGCCGATCCTCCATATAATCTTGGCTTTGTTCAAAAACTTCTCGAGCTTCTTTCAATAAAGCCGTCTCTCGGTCAGATAATCATTATTGAAAAAGCAGCAGCAGAACAGGTTGTTATCCCTGAAAAATTAAAAATTCTGAAATCAAAAAAATATGGGGAAACGGAGGTTCTTGTGATTGCAAGAACATAA
- a CDS encoding 6-phospho-beta-glucosidase produces MKITVIGAGSTYTPELVKGIMDISSEVKVDELILYDLEESEEKLETIYQFSKRLVKDLFKVVKPKNLIDALQGADYVIFQFRVGFLKARENDEKIPLRYNLIGQETTGMGGFSCALRTFPVIEKYIELVDKYSKATVINFTNPSGHITEFVMNYIGFERFIGLCNIPVNLLHMISQVTGYPPKDIFVKYYGLNHLTFLEKVYLKNEDATEKLLETVKLELANIPKEDFPGWLIECLKMYPNSYLRYYLMEKKMLKKIKKEGTRAEKVISIEKQLLELYKTGDKIPDQLSQRGGSMYSTAAAYLIRDLHLSNGSVHILNTRNNGAISNLPDDYVLEIPCMVKAGKVFPTSLGIADEFASGLIHIVKMYERITIDAYLKKSKNLALKAMLLHPLGPDVEDAPKLLEDILNANKDFIKLE; encoded by the coding sequence ATGAAAATAACGGTTATTGGTGCCGGAAGTACTTATACCCCGGAGCTTGTCAAAGGCATCATGGACATATCCAGCGAAGTAAAAGTAGACGAGCTTATTCTGTACGATCTGGAAGAATCGGAAGAAAAGCTTGAAACTATATACCAGTTCAGCAAAAGACTGGTAAAAGACCTTTTCAAAGTGGTGAAACCGAAAAATTTGATCGATGCACTTCAAGGAGCCGATTATGTGATTTTTCAATTCAGAGTTGGTTTTCTCAAAGCAAGAGAAAATGATGAAAAAATTCCCCTTCGTTACAATCTGATCGGCCAGGAAACAACAGGCATGGGAGGATTTTCCTGCGCACTGAGAACATTTCCAGTCATTGAAAAATACATCGAGCTGGTTGACAAATATAGCAAAGCAACAGTCATAAACTTTACCAATCCTTCGGGTCACATAACAGAATTCGTGATGAATTATATAGGTTTCGAAAGATTCATAGGTTTGTGCAATATTCCGGTAAATTTGCTTCACATGATTTCACAGGTAACTGGATATCCGCCGAAAGACATATTCGTCAAATACTATGGATTGAATCACCTGACATTTCTTGAAAAAGTCTACTTGAAAAATGAAGATGCAACTGAGAAATTGCTTGAGACCGTTAAATTGGAACTTGCAAATATACCAAAGGAAGATTTTCCGGGCTGGTTAATAGAATGCCTGAAGATGTATCCGAATTCTTATTTGAGATACTATCTTATGGAGAAAAAAATGCTCAAAAAAATAAAAAAAGAAGGTACACGTGCCGAAAAAGTAATCTCCATTGAAAAGCAGCTGCTCGAACTTTACAAAACAGGTGATAAAATCCCTGATCAGCTTTCTCAGCGAGGCGGTAGCATGTATTCAACGGCAGCAGCCTATCTTATCAGAGATCTGCATCTTTCAAATGGTTCGGTGCATATACTAAATACAAGAAATAATGGAGCCATCAGCAATCTCCCTGATGATTACGTTTTGGAAATACCATGTATGGTCAAAGCCGGAAAAGTTTTTCCAACCTCACTTGGTATTGCTGATGAATTTGCATCCGGGCTTATCCATATTGTAAAAATGTACGAGCGCATAACTATCGACGCATACCTTAAAAAATCGAAGAACCTCGCGCTCAAGGCCATGCTTCTACACCCGCTGGGCCCAGATGTTGAAGATGCTCCAAAATTACTCGAAGATATTTTAAACGCAAACAAAGATTTCATTAAACTTGAATAG
- a CDS encoding MFS transporter — MKNFLYSLGSFSSALFSNAISTFAIFYYVDVLKAPPHLISIIMVLYGIWNAINDPLFGYLSDTTKTRWGRRKPYIVWFSLPLTISFAMFWAPPFDSSQKTALVIYYLIMIFLFDTFFTIVFLNWTALFPEMYPTLKERAKISGLRQILAIPGLLLGVAVTPVIAAKIGWGKMGAVFAVIGGSILYMTLFGIKENPEFSHQQTLNIIEAIKFTFFNRSFFTYVVPSFLLQFTYTMLTATLPFYAKYVLKASETQTTLLLASIFVVAFFLIPVWQKITAKIGAKKTMKVSMILWAILLIGFGFVKTFFQAIILTSALAMSLAGALIVFDIMIADISDEDEIKTGKRREGMYFGANALIIRLGISLNSLIMGFVLSSSGYDANLPAEMQPLTAVSGFRILCSVVPIIATIGGLLILKYYPLEGDYLNRIKEKIKNMRGEEV, encoded by the coding sequence GTGAAAAATTTCCTATACAGTCTGGGATCTTTCAGTTCTGCTTTGTTTTCCAACGCGATCTCCACCTTTGCCATTTTCTACTACGTCGATGTTTTAAAAGCCCCGCCTCATTTAATAAGCATAATCATGGTGTTATACGGAATCTGGAACGCTATAAATGATCCTCTATTCGGATATCTTTCCGACACAACGAAGACAAGATGGGGAAGAAGAAAGCCCTATATTGTATGGTTTTCCCTGCCCCTAACAATAAGTTTTGCCATGTTCTGGGCACCACCTTTCGATAGCTCCCAGAAAACAGCTCTGGTTATTTACTACCTGATTATGATCTTTCTATTTGATACGTTTTTCACCATAGTTTTCCTGAACTGGACTGCTTTGTTTCCAGAGATGTATCCAACCCTCAAAGAACGCGCAAAAATCTCCGGACTAAGGCAAATTCTTGCCATACCGGGACTTTTACTTGGAGTAGCAGTTACCCCTGTAATTGCTGCAAAGATTGGATGGGGGAAAATGGGTGCGGTCTTTGCAGTGATTGGTGGTTCTATCCTCTATATGACACTGTTTGGAATTAAGGAAAACCCGGAGTTTTCTCATCAACAAACTCTGAATATAATTGAGGCAATAAAGTTCACCTTTTTCAACAGGTCTTTTTTCACCTATGTCGTGCCGTCATTTCTTTTACAATTTACATACACCATGCTGACAGCTACACTCCCATTTTATGCAAAATATGTCCTCAAAGCCAGTGAGACACAAACTACTTTGCTTTTAGCTTCAATATTCGTCGTGGCTTTTTTCCTCATACCCGTCTGGCAAAAAATAACAGCGAAGATAGGAGCCAAAAAAACCATGAAGGTTTCAATGATTTTGTGGGCAATACTCCTGATTGGTTTTGGATTCGTGAAAACCTTTTTTCAAGCAATTATATTAACCTCTGCTCTTGCCATGAGCCTTGCCGGAGCTCTGATCGTCTTTGACATAATGATTGCCGATATATCTGACGAAGATGAGATTAAAACTGGCAAGAGGAGAGAAGGAATGTATTTTGGAGCAAACGCGCTTATAATAAGGCTCGGCATCTCTTTGAACTCGTTAATCATGGGATTTGTGCTTTCTTCAAGCGGATATGATGCAAATTTACCTGCAGAAATGCAACCACTAACGGCTGTTTCCGGATTCAGAATTCTATGCAGTGTCGTACCAATAATTGCTACGATAGGTGGTCTACTTATTTTGAAATACTACCCACTTGAGGGCGATTATCTAAATCGAATTAAAGAAAAGATTAAAAATATGCGTGGCGAGGAAGTATGA
- a CDS encoding gluconokinase, whose translation MEMYIGVDIGTTAVKTIVYNSDAKKIEMDVSQSYEAFSKGHGQFEQDPRQIERAVFETLKQVSKSFTNVRAIVLDSALHTVMLLNGDFEPLSNVIPWLDERSVDHVKKVISDNQLSKHLHLKTGCPPDTVYPLYKLLWIKQNEKDMLNSASKIVSLKDYVIYKLTGDLVSDIGVASGSGYMDIEKKVWCEELLKDFLEISSEKLPQLVSPKTVLRLSKEAAKITGLPEGLPVVVGISDAAASSIGAGAFVENSITISVGSSAAIRAVLNHPVKQYPVSSIWCYVLDENHYISGAAIKNGGYVFDWYVKLFCCYDHETIVKKVEENLNFLDEKPVLFYPFIFGKRFPEFDPSPRAKFDNLTSTTTQEQVARSVLEGIAFNLKRAFDVVKTIPDSLEKVFATGGLTRATVWMKMLSAILNHPILVQSKRQGAALGTILYFLSKGDLHSIGGYLSNNEVEIFRPDRSLFEYYSKLYRMWVENF comes from the coding sequence ATGGAAATGTACATTGGCGTCGATATAGGTACGACAGCTGTTAAGACTATTGTTTACAACTCTGATGCTAAAAAGATAGAAATGGACGTAAGTCAATCTTATGAAGCTTTCTCAAAAGGACATGGGCAGTTTGAACAGGATCCTCGTCAAATCGAAAGGGCTGTTTTCGAAACATTGAAACAGGTTTCCAAATCTTTTACAAATGTAAGAGCTATAGTCCTCGATTCTGCTCTTCACACTGTCATGTTGCTTAATGGTGACTTTGAGCCACTGAGTAATGTTATACCATGGCTTGATGAGAGATCTGTTGATCATGTTAAAAAGGTGATTTCAGATAATCAGCTTTCGAAGCATTTACATTTGAAAACTGGATGTCCACCGGATACAGTTTATCCTCTTTATAAACTCCTTTGGATAAAACAGAATGAAAAAGACATGTTGAATTCTGCCTCAAAAATAGTTTCTCTAAAGGATTACGTAATATACAAGTTAACAGGTGATCTGGTCAGCGATATAGGCGTTGCTTCTGGAAGCGGGTATATGGATATTGAAAAAAAAGTTTGGTGCGAAGAACTGTTAAAAGATTTTTTAGAAATAAGCAGTGAAAAATTGCCACAACTTGTTTCTCCAAAAACTGTTTTGAGATTGAGCAAAGAAGCAGCTAAAATCACTGGTTTGCCAGAAGGATTGCCGGTAGTGGTCGGTATCTCTGATGCAGCAGCTTCGAGTATTGGGGCTGGCGCCTTCGTTGAAAATTCAATAACGATATCTGTTGGTAGTAGCGCAGCTATAAGGGCTGTATTGAATCATCCTGTGAAACAATATCCTGTGAGTAGTATCTGGTGCTATGTGCTGGATGAGAATCATTATATCTCAGGTGCAGCCATCAAAAATGGTGGTTATGTTTTCGACTGGTATGTAAAGCTGTTTTGCTGTTATGATCATGAAACTATTGTAAAAAAGGTGGAGGAAAATCTGAATTTTTTGGATGAAAAACCTGTGCTTTTTTATCCGTTTATCTTTGGGAAAAGGTTTCCTGAGTTTGATCCTTCTCCCAGGGCAAAGTTTGATAACTTGACAAGTACGACGACGCAAGAACAAGTAGCCAGAAGTGTACTTGAGGGTATCGCTTTCAATCTAAAGAGAGCTTTTGATGTGGTGAAAACTATACCTGATTCACTTGAAAAAGTGTTTGCAACGGGTGGTCTAACGCGAGCGACTGTTTGGATGAAAATGCTTTCAGCTATTTTAAACCATCCTATTTTGGTCCAAAGTAAACGGCAGGGGGCTGCGCTTGGTACGATACTTTATTTTTTGAGCAAGGGTGATCTTCATTCTATTGGCGGTTATCTATCTAATAATGAAGTTGAGATTTTCCGACCTGATCGATCGCTTTTTGAATATTACAGCAAATTGTACAGAATGTGGGTGGAGAATTTCTGA
- a CDS encoding N-acetylglucosamine kinase, translating into MYFMGIDVGGSKTDVAIVDKNGKLISHVRASGANYQGVGVQKAYEILKSAINDALQKSSLNYNELSYSYFGVAGADMEYEIKIVKSILERLQLKNYDFDNDGRIALKSGTFDDKGILISCGTGGITYAGDGKKIARKGGFSRFFGERLGAFVIASMVASAIIRSKDQRDENTLMKQIFESKINQPIEEIMHYEYANEDKSKLAEYAILLIQSLYEAAHQFDYVALRIMGNIVDEIIKIVTAYRKEMYFTSPVKVVLEGSFFKKADPILINMIQSALSDEYILIIPKHPPVVGAVLLAAEKAGYKYDENFIANLLSHWGGKK; encoded by the coding sequence ATGTACTTCATGGGTATCGATGTAGGTGGAAGTAAAACAGATGTTGCTATCGTTGATAAAAATGGAAAATTGATCTCTCACGTCAGAGCTTCAGGGGCAAATTATCAAGGAGTAGGAGTGCAGAAAGCCTACGAAATTTTAAAAAGTGCTATAAACGATGCTTTGCAAAAATCCAGTTTAAATTATAATGAGCTTTCGTACTCTTACTTTGGTGTTGCCGGTGCAGATATGGAGTATGAAATAAAAATTGTTAAATCCATACTCGAAAGACTCCAATTGAAAAACTATGACTTTGATAATGACGGTAGAATAGCCCTGAAATCTGGTACTTTCGACGATAAAGGCATCCTGATAAGTTGTGGAACCGGCGGAATAACCTATGCAGGAGATGGGAAGAAGATCGCAAGAAAGGGCGGCTTTTCGAGATTCTTCGGTGAAAGACTTGGAGCATTCGTTATCGCAAGTATGGTAGCTTCTGCTATTATCAGGTCAAAAGATCAAAGAGATGAAAACACACTTATGAAACAAATATTCGAATCAAAAATAAACCAGCCGATAGAAGAAATAATGCATTATGAATATGCAAATGAGGATAAGTCAAAGTTAGCAGAATATGCCATTTTACTCATACAATCTCTTTACGAAGCCGCTCATCAATTTGACTATGTAGCACTTAGAATAATGGGAAATATTGTCGATGAAATAATAAAAATTGTTACAGCATACAGAAAAGAAATGTATTTTACCTCTCCTGTAAAGGTTGTCTTAGAGGGAAGCTTTTTCAAAAAAGCAGATCCAATACTGATAAACATGATACAGTCAGCTCTTAGCGACGAATACATTCTCATAATTCCAAAACATCCTCCTGTGGTTGGTGCGGTGCTACTCGCTGCTGAAAAAGCAGGTTATAAATACGATGAAAATTTTATCGCCAATTTACTGAGTCACTGGGGGGGTAAAAAATGA
- a CDS encoding phosphoglycerate dehydrogenase encodes MKTVIVATRTFGKYSEEPVKLLEKNGFTLLRPEYLDENILKRADAIILGTGKLSGEMIRHSSIKIIARHGVGVDNVDLKTATELGIPVTITPNANTVSVAELTIALILALSRRLIDSYREISEKKFSPVTGIEIFGKTLGIIGFGAIGRETSKRAICLGMKVLACDPYVEKNIIERHSVEAVDLETLLKNSDFVSLHVPLTQSTKHMIGKEQLKMMKKSAFLINTSRGGIVDERALVEALKEGYISGAALDAFEQEPLPEDSILYDCPNLVLTPHAGAHTYEAIYKMNMMSAQAVVDFFDGKIPLHVANEKVVEKLLEMGFLRG; translated from the coding sequence GTGAAAACGGTAATTGTTGCTACGAGAACATTCGGAAAATATTCGGAAGAACCCGTGAAATTGTTAGAAAAAAATGGTTTCACATTGCTTCGGCCGGAATACCTTGATGAAAATATTTTAAAGAGAGCAGATGCAATTATACTTGGTACAGGCAAACTTAGCGGAGAAATGATAAGACACTCTTCCATAAAAATAATTGCAAGACATGGAGTAGGAGTGGACAACGTTGATTTGAAAACAGCCACAGAACTTGGTATACCTGTTACGATAACGCCGAATGCTAATACTGTATCAGTGGCAGAGTTGACTATAGCACTTATATTAGCCCTTTCGAGGAGATTGATAGATTCGTACAGAGAGATCTCTGAGAAAAAGTTTTCTCCTGTGACAGGAATAGAAATTTTTGGCAAGACGCTTGGAATAATAGGTTTTGGGGCAATAGGAAGGGAAACTTCCAAAAGAGCAATCTGTCTTGGAATGAAAGTTCTGGCGTGTGATCCGTATGTTGAAAAAAACATAATAGAAAGACATTCCGTAGAAGCTGTTGACCTTGAAACTTTATTGAAAAACAGTGATTTTGTTTCGCTCCATGTTCCATTGACTCAATCAACTAAGCATATGATAGGCAAAGAGCAACTGAAAATGATGAAAAAATCTGCATTTCTCATCAATACCTCGCGTGGAGGTATCGTTGATGAGCGTGCTCTTGTCGAAGCTTTGAAGGAAGGTTACATATCTGGAGCTGCCTTAGATGCCTTTGAGCAAGAGCCACTGCCAGAGGATTCTATCTTGTATGACTGTCCCAATCTGGTTTTAACTCCACATGCTGGGGCTCATACTTATGAAGCTATTTATAAAATGAATATGATGTCTGCTCAGGCAGTTGTGGATTTCTTTGATGGAAAGATTCCTCTGCATGTTGCAAATGAGAAAGTTGTTGAAAAACTGCTTGAAATGGGATTTTTAAGGGGATAA